The Cellulophaga lytica DSM 7489 nucleotide sequence ATTTTCTGATACAAAGATATATAAAAATGAATGTTCATTCTTTTTTTTAACGATATTTAATATCATCTTAACAAAAACGTTAATTAAGAGCCTTATATGTTAATGGGTGTTACAGCACCTAGTGTAAGGTTGTCTAAAGTAATATTGTGTATGCGTACACGCACCAAACGTAGGGTAGGGAAACCAACGGCAGCAGTCATTTTACGTACTTGTCTAAATTTACCTTCGGTTATGCAAATACTAATCCAGCTATTAGGTCTGTGTCTGCCTAACCTAATTTTAGTGCTTGGTTCTGGTATATTTTTTGGAGTTTCTATGTGTTTTACAATACAAGTTTTTGTTGTGTAAGTAGTACCATTTAATCCTATTACTACTCCTTTTTCTATTTTATGCAAAGCTTCATTAGTTATTATGCCATCTAACTGTGCGTAGTATTCTTTTTCTATACCTGCTCTGTTAATTGTATCACTTAATTTGCCATCTGTAGTTAAAAGTAGTAGTCCTTCAGATTTTTCATCCAAACGACCAATGGGCATTATACCTTGTGGAAAATTATAAAATTCAGATAAAAACTTTTTTTTAACTTGATTATTGTCATTACTAGCCAACTGACTAAGTACACCATATGGTTTGTACATTTTATAATGAATATGTTGGCTATTAGGCATAAAAAAAGATGTTGTAATTGCAAAAATAGAAAGAAAAACAGAACTGCTCTACTGTTTTAAGTTCTATAAATATTAAGACAATTTTAAGAGGTTAGAGGCAGGAACAAAAGTATCTTTATATCCAATTTAAAAAAACTATTATTAATGAAAAAAATATATACTGTAGCCCTTGTTACTATTTTGTTTGCCGCTTGTAAAGATGGTAAAACAAATACAGAAACAACTACCAAAAACACTATGAACACAACAGAAAACCCATTATTAGTGGCAAGTAAACTACCTTACGGAGCACCAGACTTTACGCTAATTAAAAACGAACATTTTAAGCCTGCTTTAAAGCAAGGTATTGCTGCGCAAAAAGCTGCTGTAGAGAAAATAGTAAACAATACAGAAGCTGCTACTTTTGATAATACTATTTTAGAATTAGAAAAGAGTGGAACACTATTGCAAAGTGTACAAAATGTTTTTTATGGCCTTACAGGCGCACATACTAATGACGATTTGCAAGCGGTACAAGAAGAAATGGCACCTAAATTCTCTGAGTTGCAAGATGGTATTTACTTAAATGACAAATTATTTAAGCGTGTAAAAGAATTATATGTTAAAAGAGATAGCTTGGTTCTAGATCCAGAATCTTATAAATTATTAGAAACTTATTTTGAAGCGTTTGAAAAAGCAGGTGCAAACTTAAGCGCAGCTGATAAAGAAAAACTAAAAACGTACAATACTAAATTAGCTACATTAACCACTGCGTTTAATAAAACACTATTAGCAGCTAATAATGATGGAGCTTTAGTTTTTATGAATAAAGAAGATTTAGCAGGTTTAACAGAATCTCAATTAAAATCTTTAGAGAATAAAGACGGAGAGGGATGGAAAATTCCGCTACTAAATACTACGCAACAACCGTTATTGCAAAGTTTAGAAAAAAGAGCTACTAGAGAAAAAATATTTATGGCTGCTTTTAACAGAGCAGATGGTACTAAAAATGATACTAAAGACATTATTACTAAGATAGCAGAACTAAGAGCTAAAAAAGGAGCTTTATTAGGCTTTAAAAATTATGCTGAGTGGAGTTTACAAGGTACTATGGCAGAAAAACCAGAAAATGTATTTACGATGTTTAATGGTTTAATACCTGCAGCTACTACTAAAGCAAAAAATGAGGCAGAAGAAATACAAAAAATGATTGCCAAAAATGGAGAAGATTTTACTTTGGCAGCTTGGGACTGGAACCGTTATGCAGAAATGGTAAAAAAAGAAAAATACGATTTAGACGAAAGTGCTATTAAACCATATTTTGAGATTAAAACAGTTTTGGAAAAAGGTGTTTTTTATGCAGCAGAAAAATTATATGGTATAACATTTAAAGAACGAAAAGACATTCCTACTTACCATAAAGATGTTATGGTGTATGAGCTATTTGAAGAAAATGGAGACCAACTGGGCTTATTTTACGCAGATTATTTTGCCAGACCAAGTAAAAGGGGTGGTGCGTGGATGAGTAATTTTGTAACACAGTCTCACTTATACAATAATAAACCAGTAATATACAATGTGTGTAATTACCCAAAACCAGCAGAAGGTGATGAAGCCTTACTAACTTATGATGAAGTTAGTACTATGTTTCATGAGTTTGGACACGCATTACACGGCTTTTTTGCAAACCAAGAGTACCCTTCTTTATCTGGTACTGCGGTTGCTAGAGATTTTGTAGAGTTCCCTTCTCAGTTTAACGAAAATTGGGCTTTATATCCAGATGTTTTAAAAAACTACGCACTACATTACAAAACAGGAGAGCAAATACCACAAGCTTTAATAGATAAGATTAAAAAAGCAGGTACAT carries:
- a CDS encoding M3 family metallopeptidase — its product is MKKIYTVALVTILFAACKDGKTNTETTTKNTMNTTENPLLVASKLPYGAPDFTLIKNEHFKPALKQGIAAQKAAVEKIVNNTEAATFDNTILELEKSGTLLQSVQNVFYGLTGAHTNDDLQAVQEEMAPKFSELQDGIYLNDKLFKRVKELYVKRDSLVLDPESYKLLETYFEAFEKAGANLSAADKEKLKTYNTKLATLTTAFNKTLLAANNDGALVFMNKEDLAGLTESQLKSLENKDGEGWKIPLLNTTQQPLLQSLEKRATREKIFMAAFNRADGTKNDTKDIITKIAELRAKKGALLGFKNYAEWSLQGTMAEKPENVFTMFNGLIPAATTKAKNEAEEIQKMIAKNGEDFTLAAWDWNRYAEMVKKEKYDLDESAIKPYFEIKTVLEKGVFYAAEKLYGITFKERKDIPTYHKDVMVYELFEENGDQLGLFYADYFARPSKRGGAWMSNFVTQSHLYNNKPVIYNVCNYPKPAEGDEALLTYDEVSTMFHEFGHALHGFFANQEYPSLSGTAVARDFVEFPSQFNENWALYPDVLKNYALHYKTGEQIPQALIDKIKKAGTFNQGYSLTENLAASNLDMKWHTISPDFTISSASAFEKDALHNTKLDVVSAVPPRYRSTYFAHIFGSGYAAGYYSYLWTEMLHHDAYNWFENNGGLTRENGQRFRDMVLSRGNTVDLEAMYKNWRGSDPKIEPMLKARGLK
- a CDS encoding pseudouridine synthase → MPNSQHIHYKMYKPYGVLSQLASNDNNQVKKKFLSEFYNFPQGIMPIGRLDEKSEGLLLLTTDGKLSDTINRAGIEKEYYAQLDGIITNEALHKIEKGVVIGLNGTTYTTKTCIVKHIETPKNIPEPSTKIRLGRHRPNSWISICITEGKFRQVRKMTAAVGFPTLRLVRVRIHNITLDNLTLGAVTPINI